The nucleotide sequence TTCGCCTCgagggcgttcgcggcggccaacaCCGCGTACGCGCCCTCGTTCTGcagcgaggcgacgcgatcggTCGGGACGTACTCCTTCTTGCCCCGAAGGCGGTtgccggcggccgcgcggacgctgacgacgcgcgacgcgccgccgcggccgacgggcgcgcgggacacccgcgggcgccgggagaGGAGAATgcgcgcggggatcgcgatcgcggaagcggtcatcgtcgcgacgcgcccaccTTGAGTGAGCGCCGACGTTCGGGGAGCCTTGCCAACAGATGTCACTTTACAGTACGTGACTGGTCGTCCCGCCACGTCGACCAAaaccgcgggcgcgtaccATGGCATCGCTCGCGTGCATGCGCGGCtgcgcgatcgccccgcgcgtcgcggccgatcccgtcctcgcggcgcggcggcgcacgtgcgcgcgccgtcccgcgcgtcccgcgcccgtcgccgcaaccgccgagcgtcgcgttcgcgaacCGGCTTCGGGGGAGGATAAGAGGAACACCACCGTCGGGCTGATGgctgcgaccgccgcgctgacTCTCGCCCCCGGCcaccccgcggacgccgccgaattCCTCCCCGAGATCGTGGCCAGCTTCAACTTGGCCACCTTCACCCCTCAGGTGTTCTGGTTCGCCATGATCCTCGCGCCCAGGAACCCGGTGGTGAAGACCGTCATGGGCTCCTGGCTGCCCGTGCTCATCGCGTCGGGTATACACTTTTACGTCGACTACGTCGGATTTAATCAacccggcgccctcgaagaGGCCGCCAAGTTTGGCGCCGTGTTCGATCC is from Micromonas commoda chromosome 12, complete sequence and encodes:
- a CDS encoding predicted protein, coding for MAATAALTLAPGHPADAAEFLPEIVASFNLATFTPQVFWFAMILAPRNPVVKTVMGSWLPVLIASGIHFYVDYVGFNQPGALEEAAKFGAVFDPTIAPWDWANGAVTGPLLGFQSMLENPNFVTEEWAHVLAWDLFVGRWMWLDAIERDVPFLWACLLTTNFTGPPGLLQYFV